Proteins encoded by one window of Chryseobacterium sp. POL2:
- a CDS encoding type II toxin-antitoxin system HipA family toxin has translation MKTSIKELKVGLNFGSEIQKVGRLAIRDEIIYFEYDNSFLKSNLEISPIKLPLQRGVIELPRTPFEGLAGVFNDSLPDGWGRLLFDRMLRAEGILPNEVTALDRLAYVGLNGMGALVYEPDESPNHYDEKINLDVLASQTERVLEGESGEVINELLALNGSSAGARPKAMIGFDSERKNISHSAGELSEGFEHWIVKFPNTQDGNDSGAIEYVYSIMAANAGLEMPTTHLFPSQKGSGYFAVKRFDRDKNKRFHMHTVSGLIHSNFRFPSHDYEDLLALTNVLTKDIREVEKMFRLAVFNVMAHNRDDHAKNFSFLMDESGEWKLSPAYDLTFSNGPGGEQSTMVMGEGRNITRTNLEKLGLEAKLSKAFIDEVIQNTIAALGNWKNLAKGNGVKIENIELIEKRFLMF, from the coding sequence ATGAAAACATCCATCAAAGAATTAAAAGTAGGATTGAATTTTGGATCAGAAATTCAAAAAGTAGGACGATTAGCAATTCGTGATGAAATCATCTATTTTGAATATGACAATTCTTTCCTTAAAAGTAATTTGGAAATTTCACCAATAAAACTTCCTTTACAACGTGGAGTAATAGAACTTCCTAGAACGCCCTTTGAAGGATTGGCAGGTGTTTTTAATGACAGCTTGCCCGACGGTTGGGGAAGATTACTTTTTGACAGGATGTTGAGAGCTGAAGGCATTTTACCGAATGAAGTTACTGCTTTAGATCGCTTAGCGTACGTTGGATTAAATGGAATGGGAGCTTTGGTTTATGAACCAGATGAAAGTCCTAACCATTACGATGAAAAAATTAACCTTGACGTTTTGGCTTCGCAAACTGAGCGAGTTTTGGAAGGCGAATCTGGAGAAGTCATAAATGAACTTTTGGCATTGAACGGATCTTCTGCCGGAGCGAGACCAAAAGCAATGATTGGTTTTGATTCAGAAAGAAAAAATATTTCGCACAGTGCAGGTGAATTGAGCGAAGGTTTTGAACATTGGATTGTGAAATTTCCGAACACCCAAGATGGAAACGATTCAGGAGCTATTGAGTATGTTTACTCGATTATGGCGGCAAATGCAGGATTAGAAATGCCTACAACACATTTATTTCCTTCACAAAAAGGAAGTGGTTATTTTGCCGTAAAAAGATTTGACAGAGATAAAAATAAGCGCTTCCACATGCACACTGTAAGCGGATTGATTCATAGTAACTTTCGGTTTCCATCTCATGATTATGAGGATTTGTTGGCTTTAACGAATGTTCTTACCAAAGATATTCGAGAGGTTGAAAAAATGTTTCGATTGGCTGTTTTCAATGTAATGGCACACAATCGAGACGACCATGCTAAAAATTTCAGCTTCTTAATGGATGAATCTGGCGAATGGAAATTGTCACCCGCATACGATCTCACATTTTCAAATGGACCAGGTGGAGAACAAAGTACGATGGTTATGGGAGAAGGACGAAATATTACTCGAACTAACCTTGAAAAATTAGGTTTGGAAGCAAAACTTTCAAAAGCATTTATAGATGAAGTCATTCAAAATACAATTGCTGCATTGGGAAATTGGAAAAATTTAGCGAAGGGAAATGGTGTTAAGATTGAAAATATTGAGTTGATTGAGAAGCGTTTTCTAATGTTTTAG
- a CDS encoding helix-turn-helix transcriptional regulator: MAKRDQMLRLIHISNLLQSKKNVGATYDEVLNYLEEKHYSNGFDNDLAFSEKTFKRDRDLLWELFGIEIQFKRSTMTYQIVEDENLEQSKGVFDNLLLVNAYRQTADHSKIMLFEKRQASGLHNLEGLIYAIKNSKLISFNYTKYWDGIPQRKVVESYAVKEFRNRWYLLANENEGKGFFIKTYGLDRLTDLEIHNKTFKNIETDIEKLFVNSFGIVSTPGETPRKIVLSFDPWQGKFVKSLPIHHSQKTLVENDEEFRIELTLVPTYDFYQELLTHAERLRIMEPKSVREEYLKFLSVALEMNEKDKKF; encoded by the coding sequence ATGGCAAAAAGAGACCAAATGTTGCGTTTGATTCATATTTCAAACTTGCTACAATCCAAGAAAAATGTAGGTGCGACTTATGATGAAGTACTTAATTACTTGGAAGAAAAACATTATTCAAATGGTTTCGATAATGATTTGGCGTTCAGTGAAAAAACATTCAAGCGTGATAGGGATTTACTTTGGGAACTTTTCGGAATTGAAATCCAATTCAAGCGATCGACCATGACTTACCAAATTGTTGAAGATGAAAACTTGGAGCAATCCAAAGGTGTTTTCGATAATTTACTGTTAGTAAACGCTTACCGACAAACCGCTGATCATTCTAAAATAATGCTTTTTGAAAAGCGTCAAGCATCTGGATTACACAATCTAGAGGGACTTATTTATGCGATTAAGAACTCGAAACTCATCAGTTTTAATTACACCAAATATTGGGATGGAATTCCTCAAAGAAAAGTCGTAGAATCTTATGCAGTGAAAGAATTCCGAAATCGCTGGTATTTGTTGGCGAATGAAAATGAAGGAAAAGGTTTTTTCATAAAAACCTACGGTTTAGATCGACTCACCGATTTGGAAATTCATAATAAAACTTTCAAAAATATTGAAACAGATATTGAAAAACTCTTTGTTAACTCATTCGGAATTGTTTCTACACCTGGTGAAACACCAAGGAAAATTGTTCTTTCATTTGATCCGTGGCAAGGAAAATTTGTAAAGTCGCTGCCAATCCATCATTCACAAAAAACATTGGTTGAAAACGACGAAGAATTTCGAATTGAATTAACATTAGTTCCCACCTACGATTTCTATCAGGAATTGCTTACACATGCGGAAAGATTGCGAATTATGGAACCGAAAAGTGTTAGGGAAGAATATTTGAAATTTCTTTCTGTGGCGCTGGAAATGAATGAAAAAGATAAGAAATTTTGA
- a CDS encoding cyclic-phosphate processing receiver domain-containing protein: MNLYLDDLRSTPENFERVYDYDEFVNFINKNGVPEFISFDHDLGEGKTGFDCAKFLVEFCLDNGVSDINFQVHSQNPVGKENIEKLLGNFNRLKNQNH, from the coding sequence ATGAATCTATATCTGGATGACCTTCGTTCTACTCCTGAAAATTTTGAAAGAGTTTATGACTATGATGAATTTGTAAACTTCATCAACAAAAATGGTGTTCCTGAGTTCATCAGTTTCGATCATGATTTAGGAGAAGGAAAAACAGGTTTCGATTGTGCGAAGTTTTTGGTTGAATTCTGTTTGGACAATGGAGTTTCGGACATCAATTTTCAAGTCCATAGCCAAAATCCTGTGGGAAAAGAGAATATTGAGAAATTGCTTGGTAATTTTAACAGATTAAAAAATCAGAATCATTAA
- a CDS encoding WG repeat-containing protein: MKKIHPWQANDLAGDYEDRGFHPTDWEEVTDFDEEGYGWVCTNDGFGFVNREGYLVIPDEYQSIYHPFFQNGYCIARKNEKYGIFDRQNNPVIPFIYDNVFADLSSENPRVALCFNGKWKIIDIDGNLILHLNYDDFYSFNEDLIIVGNDYKYGIIDFDQNVIMDFEWDHLEFVGDNFCAGKTVDVFFDREKLELEGVHYNNYFKYFNKDYQKIKFGIIDIHKNILFPFVSDSPVREFNPKNGRARIIKNYWENPDLDDDDLCFVADSEGNKIPFSPSLTKEERSKNFHKRCHELIFGEGTFPY, translated from the coding sequence ATGAAAAAAATCCACCCGTGGCAAGCCAATGATTTAGCCGGAGATTACGAAGATAGAGGTTTCCATCCAACTGATTGGGAAGAAGTAACTGATTTTGACGAAGAAGGTTATGGTTGGGTTTGTACCAATGATGGTTTTGGCTTTGTAAACAGAGAAGGATATTTGGTAATTCCCGATGAATACCAAAGTATCTATCATCCTTTCTTTCAAAACGGATATTGTATAGCAAGGAAAAATGAAAAATATGGAATTTTCGACCGCCAAAATAATCCTGTAATACCGTTTATTTACGACAATGTTTTTGCTGACCTTTCATCCGAAAATCCACGAGTTGCACTTTGTTTTAATGGAAAGTGGAAAATCATCGATATCGATGGAAACCTTATTCTGCATTTGAATTATGATGATTTTTATAGTTTCAACGAAGATTTGATCATTGTTGGTAATGACTATAAATACGGAATAATTGATTTTGATCAAAATGTTATCATGGATTTTGAATGGGATCATTTGGAGTTTGTTGGTGACAATTTTTGTGCAGGAAAAACTGTCGATGTATTCTTTGATAGAGAAAAATTGGAATTAGAAGGTGTTCATTATAATAATTATTTCAAGTACTTTAACAAAGATTATCAGAAAATAAAGTTCGGAATCATCGACATCCATAAGAATATTCTTTTCCCTTTTGTTTCTGATTCACCAGTTCGAGAATTCAATCCCAAAAATGGTCGAGCAAGAATCATAAAAAATTATTGGGAAAATCCTGATTTGGATGATGATGATTTGTGTTTTGTTGCAGATTCTGAAGGAAACAAAATTCCTTTTTCACCATCTTTGACGAAAGAAGAAAGAAGCAAAAACTTTCATAAAAGATGCCACGAACTTATCTTTGGAGAAGGAACATTCCCATATTAA
- a CDS encoding helix-turn-helix domain-containing protein has translation MSDCKKIEDLLQELVQKNPLVHEVNHDNELMSIDELAKYLRLSKSTIYKLKSTREIPSFKTGKILMFKRKDVDEWLKRCRSKSKYEIEQEAIRDFKKMRLKH, from the coding sequence ATGAGCGATTGCAAAAAAATCGAAGATTTACTGCAGGAATTAGTGCAAAAAAACCCATTAGTTCACGAAGTTAATCACGATAATGAATTGATGTCAATTGATGAGCTTGCAAAGTATTTACGCTTAAGTAAATCAACAATTTACAAACTCAAATCTACTCGCGAAATTCCTTCTTTTAAAACAGGTAAAATCCTTATGTTTAAGCGAAAAGATGTTGATGAATGGTTAAAAAGATGTCGTTCTAAGTCAAAATATGAGATTGAGCAGGAAGCAATTAGAGATTTCAAAAAAATGCGTCTTAAACATTAG
- a CDS encoding site-specific integrase, with protein sequence MFVKKKYKMTTFQFTLKNNAKSNGEKSIIMSFIKDRKNTSLSLRHSCTDQQWSAETERVKKSHPDYEKLNKFIDKYKGIASKIIEDLEDDNIPYTLQDVIYEIKNYKGDLKTMSYTKFQEIVIENLKKSDKIGSAQVDQDALNSLQKFFDKKDIGFNEIKYLTLKKYEAHCIEKGNTPATIGIRMRAIRSVFNQAIKAKVIKEKQYPFKDYKISQIKSNSKKEFLSVSEIDLLKKYKPKDQYEQFAKDMFLFSYYSRGINFIDMMQLEKNALIDKNISYYREKTGVAVKFKLIDITEKILTKYKSEPDSKFLLSIVKNNNPTKTYLKNKSQKYLTIYVNKYLKDIMSNLKINKNITFYCARHSFATALKFENVSIEIIREALGHKDINSTMSYLNSLPDAKLDKIIEDIIK encoded by the coding sequence ATGTTCGTCAAAAAAAAGTATAAAATGACCACTTTTCAGTTTACTTTAAAGAATAACGCTAAATCAAATGGTGAAAAAAGTATCATCATGTCGTTTATCAAAGACAGAAAAAATACAAGTTTGTCACTTCGACATTCATGTACTGACCAACAATGGAGCGCAGAAACGGAACGTGTAAAAAAAAGCCACCCTGATTACGAAAAACTTAATAAGTTTATTGATAAATACAAAGGAATTGCTTCAAAGATTATTGAAGATCTTGAAGATGATAATATTCCCTATACGCTGCAGGATGTAATTTATGAGATTAAGAATTATAAGGGAGACTTGAAAACAATGTCCTACACCAAGTTTCAAGAAATCGTTATTGAAAACCTAAAAAAATCAGATAAAATTGGTTCTGCGCAAGTTGACCAAGATGCATTAAACTCTCTTCAAAAATTTTTTGACAAAAAAGACATCGGTTTTAACGAGATTAAATATCTAACCCTCAAAAAATATGAGGCACATTGTATTGAAAAAGGAAATACACCTGCAACTATCGGAATCCGAATGAGGGCGATTAGAAGCGTTTTTAATCAGGCAATCAAGGCTAAAGTAATCAAGGAAAAACAATACCCTTTCAAGGATTACAAAATTTCCCAAATCAAGAGTAACAGCAAAAAAGAATTCTTGAGCGTGAGCGAAATCGACCTATTAAAAAAATATAAACCAAAGGATCAGTACGAACAATTTGCCAAAGATATGTTTCTGTTCAGTTATTACTCAAGGGGAATTAATTTCATCGATATGATGCAACTCGAAAAGAATGCACTAATTGATAAGAATATTTCTTACTACCGAGAAAAAACAGGGGTTGCCGTTAAATTCAAATTAATTGACATCACAGAAAAAATTCTAACGAAATATAAATCAGAACCCGACTCTAAATTTCTATTATCCATAGTAAAAAACAACAATCCTACAAAAACTTACTTGAAGAATAAGTCTCAAAAGTATTTGACGATTTATGTCAATAAATATTTGAAGGATATAATGAGCAATCTTAAAATCAATAAAAATATCACCTTTTATTGCGCAAGACATTCCTTTGCTACTGCACTAAAGTTTGAAAATGTTTCAATTGAAATTATTCGAGAAGCATTAGGCCACAAGGATATCAATTCGACAATGTCCTATTTGAATTCTCTTCCAGATGCAAAATTGGATAAAATTATTGAGGATATTATTAAATAA
- a CDS encoding helix-turn-helix domain-containing protein — MAKEKSNSTLPTFVGKDILSFQEAIQYLDLSESSLYKLTSDSKITFFKPNGGKLYFKKTDLDNWMLQNENISVEVLEKVLINKNLDR; from the coding sequence ATGGCAAAAGAAAAATCAAATTCAACCCTACCAACATTTGTAGGAAAGGATATTTTAAGTTTTCAAGAAGCTATTCAATATCTTGATTTATCAGAGAGTTCACTCTATAAATTAACATCGGATTCAAAAATTACATTCTTTAAACCAAACGGTGGAAAATTGTATTTCAAAAAAACTGATTTGGATAATTGGATGCTTCAAAATGAGAACATTAGTGTAGAAGTATTAGAAAAAGTTTTAATCAACAAAAATTTAGACAGATGA
- a CDS encoding DUF3987 domain-containing protein, with product MNNRLIDKEVYRNLPKELKMLTDNFDDREKDIVLLSCLGVLSNCVPNIIGIYDGDTIYPHLYTLIVAPPASGKGVMNYSRALIEPIHKKILEDSRAEKLICENSKKKTKENKSEVCPNIQVKIVPANISTSELYSFLGNSKHGLLVMESEADTLSSMMNNDWSNYSDVLRKCFHHESLSIARKVENLYEEISEPKMSVLISGTPGQLKPFLKSRENGLFSRFIIYSFDELSEFKNVFAAKTNGNKLIFKDVANDVFELYGKLSKLEKPIVFEFSENQQKRFHKTLDFIWKDIVTNHTDAFIPNLNRHGLILFRIAMIISIIRNGNNLLNKGNIVCSNRDFLISLKLTQTILRHSQTIFDTMETTFLSAQDEGILDSLNPQFTRQEIIVQGELLLIPNRTIDDKLSQWQKKKIIKKISKGLYRKL from the coding sequence ATGAATAATAGATTAATTGATAAGGAAGTTTATCGAAACTTACCTAAGGAATTAAAAATGCTAACTGATAACTTTGATGATAGAGAGAAAGATATTGTTTTACTGTCTTGTTTAGGTGTACTAAGCAATTGTGTTCCAAATATTATAGGGATTTATGATGGGGATACAATTTATCCTCACTTATATACTCTAATTGTAGCGCCACCAGCAAGTGGAAAAGGGGTTATGAATTATTCACGAGCTTTGATAGAGCCCATTCATAAGAAGATTTTGGAAGATAGTAGAGCAGAAAAATTGATTTGTGAAAATTCTAAAAAGAAAACAAAAGAAAATAAAAGTGAAGTTTGTCCTAATATTCAGGTGAAAATTGTTCCCGCAAATATTAGTACATCAGAACTTTATTCATTTTTAGGAAACTCTAAACACGGATTACTTGTTATGGAATCTGAAGCAGATACGTTATCAAGTATGATGAACAATGATTGGAGTAATTATAGTGATGTCTTGAGAAAGTGTTTTCATCATGAATCATTATCAATTGCTAGAAAAGTAGAAAATTTATACGAAGAAATATCAGAACCTAAAATGTCTGTTTTAATAAGTGGTACACCAGGACAATTAAAACCATTTTTGAAAAGTAGGGAAAATGGTTTGTTTTCCAGATTTATTATTTATTCGTTTGATGAATTATCTGAATTTAAAAATGTATTTGCGGCAAAAACAAATGGTAACAAATTAATTTTTAAGGATGTAGCTAATGATGTTTTTGAACTATATGGAAAACTTTCAAAATTAGAAAAACCAATTGTTTTTGAATTTTCTGAAAATCAACAAAAAAGATTTCATAAAACATTGGATTTTATTTGGAAAGACATTGTTACTAATCATACAGATGCTTTTATACCAAATCTCAATAGGCATGGATTAATATTATTTCGAATTGCAATGATTATTTCTATCATTAGAAATGGAAATAACCTGTTGAATAAAGGTAATATTGTCTGTAGTAATCGAGATTTTTTAATTTCATTGAAACTTACTCAAACAATTTTACGCCATTCTCAAACAATTTTTGATACAATGGAAACAACTTTTCTTTCAGCTCAGGATGAAGGAATATTGGATAGTCTAAACCCTCAGTTTACAAGACAAGAAATTATTGTACAAGGAGAGTTGTTATTAATTCCAAATAGAACTATTGATGATAAACTTTCTCAATGGCAGAAGAAAAAAATCATCAAAAAGATATCTAAAGGACTTTATAGAAAATTATAA
- a CDS encoding site-specific integrase, whose protein sequence is MNTSIKIVLDGKPMSNGLHSVYLQIIKARKRKMINIGLKCLSGNFENEKFLKSHPHYKAENIILDKRKVKAQNIIRDFQLDDIDFSLDEFEEKFKGTQKDKKLVIPFFDEIIDEMTVSGRIGNARAYNETKLALLKFCNNKIKFTDITPEFLEKFEVYMRSRGNKDGGIAFKMRELRALIKKAIQRKIMLKDDYPFDEYKIAKLKTKTKKRALTLEDFRKFKNVDISGRPELLEAYHYFMFSFYTRGMNFVDMMKLKKTDIRNNRIIYTRSKTKGNFNVELNDRANDIINYYKDRVQSEYVFPILLNNDMTPLQIANRKHKVLARFNYKLKEISKIAKIETHLTSYVARHSFATIMKNKGISTDIISELMGHSNVQVTMTYLKEFDNNVLDNAVKTLENI, encoded by the coding sequence ATGAATACAAGTATTAAGATAGTGCTTGATGGTAAACCTATGTCAAATGGTTTGCATTCTGTTTATCTTCAAATAATAAAAGCACGTAAAAGAAAAATGATAAATATTGGCTTAAAATGTTTATCTGGAAATTTTGAGAATGAAAAATTTTTAAAGTCTCACCCTCACTATAAGGCTGAAAATATAATACTCGATAAAAGAAAAGTCAAAGCACAGAATATAATTCGAGATTTTCAGCTTGATGATATAGATTTTTCATTAGATGAGTTTGAAGAAAAATTTAAAGGAACTCAAAAAGATAAAAAATTAGTTATTCCTTTTTTTGATGAAATAATTGATGAAATGACGGTTTCTGGTAGGATTGGTAACGCAAGAGCATATAATGAAACAAAGTTAGCCCTATTAAAATTTTGTAATAATAAAATAAAGTTTACCGATATAACGCCAGAATTTTTGGAGAAATTTGAAGTCTATATGAGGTCTCGTGGTAATAAAGATGGTGGAATTGCATTTAAAATGAGAGAATTAAGAGCTTTGATAAAAAAGGCAATCCAAAGGAAAATAATGCTAAAAGATGATTATCCTTTTGATGAGTATAAAATTGCTAAACTCAAAACAAAAACAAAGAAAAGAGCTCTAACATTGGAAGATTTTAGAAAATTCAAAAATGTTGATATATCTGGTAGACCTGAATTGTTGGAAGCTTATCATTATTTTATGTTTTCATTTTATACTCGAGGGATGAATTTTGTTGATATGATGAAGTTAAAAAAAACGGATATTAGAAACAATAGAATAATTTATACTCGATCAAAAACAAAGGGAAATTTTAATGTAGAATTGAATGATAGAGCTAATGATATTATTAATTATTACAAAGATAGGGTTCAATCAGAATATGTGTTTCCCATCTTACTCAATAATGATATGACTCCATTACAGATTGCCAACAGAAAGCATAAAGTACTGGCAAGATTCAACTATAAGCTAAAAGAAATTTCGAAAATTGCTAAAATAGAAACTCATCTAACTTCTTATGTTGCAAGGCATAGTTTTGCAACGATAATGAAAAATAAAGGTATAAGTACAGATATTATTTCGGAACTTATGGGTCATAGCAATGTTCAAGTTACAATGACTTATTTGAAAGAATTTGATAATAATGTTTTAGACAATGCTGTAAAAACTTTAGAGAATATATAA
- a CDS encoding AAA family ATPase translates to MQLKQSQRQQVKLRLGLSGASGFGKTKSALLLAYGMTQDWSKIAVIDTENSSASLYSDLGNYNVLDLQAPYSPERYIQAIELCEKSGIEVIIIDSVSHEWNGTGGCLEIHEKLGGRFQDWANVTPRHQAFINKILQSSSHIITTTRRKIDYSLDVGSNGKTQVVKHGTKEITRDGFEYELTINFELVNENHLAKASKDRTGLFMNKPEFLITSEIGQLILKWCNSGTAIEPNHTSSFTGTEQLPKENVLNKISTSNNIAELLTIYKQYPEYQEELKQDYEARKSFLMKMSNPQNFSTNGKYH, encoded by the coding sequence ATGCAATTAAAACAATCACAAAGACAACAAGTCAAGCTCAGATTAGGTTTATCTGGAGCAAGTGGATTTGGTAAAACTAAATCAGCCTTATTATTAGCCTATGGAATGACACAGGATTGGAGTAAAATAGCTGTGATAGACACAGAAAACTCATCTGCTTCTCTCTATTCTGATCTAGGAAATTATAATGTTCTAGACCTGCAAGCTCCTTACAGTCCAGAAAGATATATTCAAGCTATAGAATTATGTGAGAAATCTGGAATTGAAGTTATTATCATAGATTCTGTAAGCCATGAATGGAATGGTACTGGTGGATGTTTAGAAATACATGAAAAATTGGGAGGTAGATTTCAAGACTGGGCAAATGTAACACCTAGACATCAAGCTTTCATTAATAAGATTCTTCAATCAAGTAGCCATATAATAACAACAACTAGAAGAAAAATAGATTATTCATTAGATGTTGGTTCAAATGGTAAAACTCAAGTTGTAAAGCATGGAACAAAAGAAATTACTAGAGATGGTTTTGAATATGAGTTAACCATCAATTTTGAGTTGGTTAATGAAAATCACCTTGCTAAAGCTAGTAAAGACAGAACAGGCTTGTTTATGAATAAACCAGAATTTTTAATAACCTCTGAAATAGGTCAGTTAATTTTGAAATGGTGCAATTCAGGTACTGCAATAGAACCTAATCACACTTCTTCTTTTACTGGTACAGAACAATTACCAAAAGAGAATGTTTTAAATAAAATAAGTACCAGTAACAATATTGCTGAACTTTTGACTATTTACAAACAATATCCTGAATATCAAGAGGAATTAAAGCAAGATTATGAAGCTAGAAAATCCTTTTTAATGAAAATGTCTAACCCTCAAAACTTTTCAACTAATGGAAAATATCATTGA
- a CDS encoding DUF3871 family protein yields the protein MENIIDLKIQDLQLTPVLNLEPVANKSDINSFDSDQNQLTGHTELYQKNNKYVDKPFIEANTQEVTLNHLRNDCIIPVFSKDNEKTIAHQEFIEITQNCITKVFPNQIYSEPEVRVSHQIKGRTPDAIYKNAKDLLEHERTQYFERMAFIIKIPTITDVITGNELSLTIGGVRAYNQENLYNKKTFEKFKFFIGFQNKVCCNLCVSSDGFVEEMRVTSYQELQSKITGILQEYNTEKHLQEMKQLSENYLTEHQFAQLLGKSRLYQHVSKVEKQRLKIPQFTFNDGQLNIIAKDYYEDESFCKDNSGNINLWSVYNLFTQANKSSYIDTFLDRNLNAFEFTQSIQKTLNDNSGYHWFLC from the coding sequence ATGGAAAATATCATTGATTTAAAGATACAAGATTTGCAATTAACTCCTGTACTGAATTTAGAACCAGTAGCAAATAAAAGTGATATTAATAGTTTTGATTCAGATCAAAATCAATTAACAGGACATACTGAACTTTATCAAAAGAATAATAAATATGTTGATAAACCTTTTATCGAAGCCAATACACAAGAAGTTACTTTAAATCATTTAAGAAATGATTGTATTATCCCTGTATTCTCAAAAGATAATGAGAAAACTATTGCTCATCAAGAGTTTATAGAAATTACACAGAATTGTATTACTAAAGTATTTCCTAATCAAATATATAGCGAGCCAGAAGTAAGAGTTTCTCATCAAATTAAAGGTAGGACTCCCGATGCTATTTATAAGAATGCTAAAGATTTATTAGAGCATGAAAGAACTCAATATTTTGAGAGAATGGCTTTTATTATTAAAATCCCAACAATTACAGATGTTATTACTGGTAATGAATTATCATTGACAATTGGCGGTGTAAGAGCCTATAATCAAGAGAATTTATATAATAAGAAGACGTTTGAAAAGTTCAAGTTCTTCATTGGATTTCAGAATAAAGTATGCTGTAACTTGTGTGTTTCTTCTGATGGTTTTGTGGAAGAAATGAGGGTTACCTCTTACCAAGAACTACAATCAAAGATTACTGGTATTTTACAAGAGTATAATACTGAAAAGCACTTGCAGGAAATGAAGCAATTAAGTGAAAACTATCTTACAGAACATCAGTTTGCTCAACTTTTGGGTAAATCAAGATTATACCAACATGTATCTAAAGTAGAAAAACAGAGATTAAAAATACCTCAATTTACCTTTAATGATGGACAATTAAATATCATTGCTAAAGATTATTATGAGGATGAAAGTTTCTGTAAAGATAATAGTGGAAATATCAATTTATGGTCAGTTTACAACTTGTTTACCCAAGCCAATAAATCATCCTATATTGATACTTTCCTTGATAGAAATCTGAATGCTTTTGAGTTTACCCAAAGTATTCAGAAAACACTCAATGATAATTCTGGTTATCATTGGTTTTTGTGTTAG